Proteins co-encoded in one Microcebus murinus isolate Inina chromosome 5, M.murinus_Inina_mat1.0, whole genome shotgun sequence genomic window:
- the ZNF451 gene encoding E3 SUMO-protein ligase ZNF451 isoform X4, with protein sequence MGDPGPEIIESALPAGPEASESTTDENEDDIQFVSEGPLRPVLEYIDLVSSDDEEPSTSHSDRMPESKVPSSENHRPEMCSSCSVPLPIGDSSSSSGSCSSSPQRIVSQPSSVENPLENQKNDQNNSDIKISETETLKSSENYQTLPSSPLLVPQESLTSYEVKEDLPVESSSASQTGQDAILYLQTQVAEMSRVIRDLQSRSCFRFHHSRPSENSSVPWDISTSKEENLSTVEEETDCKSPSADDKGQPADPSQSSFTGLLKRMEQRGVIKRVTLQSEAESCEGKPDCVTSKKRLVPPLHPLLRIATTEVFKDPADCHPSSFMGHRVYPVAKDTSPFQPNPPAEGPIVEALEHSKRGNATSPLDSTSKEMEIMGCRFYHAASIAARAASYMAYMTQYQRKLWEDMEDLVHDPEFDRGKARCIISDGMDAGLWQLCTTRDIMDSVVRVMAMAIDYRRQAWLRLTSLTKKTQEKISHLPFDGTSLFGQDVKAVIAEENTIRENDYKDHNKYYNQHRYFYSHDQKAHYHNRGYSRGDWYKPRNHPYRYRKKGESPERHGYKN encoded by the exons ATGGGAGACCCGGGGCCGGAG ataatagAATCTGCCCTTCCAGCTGGGCCTGAGGCATCTGAATCTACAACGGATGAAAACGAAGATGACATTCAGTTTGTTAGT GAAGGACCATTAAGACCTGTTCTTGAATACATTGATCTGGTCAGCAGTGATGATGAAGAGCCTAGCACCTCTCATAGTGAT AGAATGCCTGAATCTAAGGTGCCATCCTCTGAGAATCATCGTCCAGAAATGTGCTCTAGCTGCAGTGTTCCTCTTCCCATTGGAGACAGCAGCTCCTCCTCTGGGAGTTGCTCCAGCAGTCCACAAAGGATAGTTTCTCAACCTTCTTCTGTTGAGAACCCATTGGAGAACcagaaaaatgatcaaaataattCAGATATTAAGATTTCTGAGACAGAGACGCTTAAATCATCAGAAAATTATCAGACACTGCCTTCATCTCCACTTCTGGTCCCCCAAGAATCTTTGACCTCTTATGAGGTCAAGGAGGATTTACCTGTAGAATCTTCTTCAGCTTCACAGACTGGACAGGATGCCATCCTCTATCTCCAGACACAAGTGGCTGAGATGTCCCGAGTGATACGTGATCTGCAGTCCAGGAGCTGTTTTAGATTTCATCATTCTAGGCCAAGTGAGAACTCCTCAGTTCCTTGGGACATCTCTACATCTAAGGAAGAAAATTTATCCACAGTTGAAGAAGAAACAGATTGCAAATCTCCATCAGCTGATGACAAAGGACAGCCAGCTGATCCCAGCCAATCTAGTTTCACAGGTCTTTTGAAGAGAATGGAACAAAGAGGTGTTATAAAGAGGGTAACATTACAGTCTGAAGCGGAATCATGTGAAGGGAAGCCTGATTGTGTGACCTCTAAAAAACGATTGGTTCCTCCATTGCATCCTCTTCTGAGAATTGCCACCACTGAAGTTTTTAAAGACCCTGCTGATTGCCATCCTTCTTCCTTCATGGGACACAGGGTATATCCTGTGGCCAAGGACACCTCTCCTTTTCAACCAAATCCACCAGCTGAGGGCCCCATTGTAGAAGCATTAGAACACAGTAAAAGAGGAAATGCAACATCCCCTCTAGATTCTACCTCAAAAGAAATGGAGATTATGGGTTGTAGGTTTTACCATGCTGCCTCCATTGCAGCCAGAGCTGCTAGCTACATGGCCTATATGACCCAATATCAGCGTAAACTCTGGGAAGACATGGAAGATCTGGTCCATGACCCAGAGTTTGATCGTGGAAAAGCAAGATGTATAATATCTGATGGTATGGATGCAGGCCTTTGGCAGCTTTGTACAACTAGGGACATAATGGACTCTGTAGTCAGAGTTATGGCCATGGCAATAGACTACAGAAGGCAGGCCTGGCTCCGACTTACATCTCTCACTAAGAAAACCCAGGAGAAGATCTCACATTTGCCCTTTGATGGTACTTCCCTTTTTGGACAAGATGTGAAAGCTGTTATTGCAGAAGAAAACACTATAAGAGAAAATGACTATAAAGATCACAATAAATACTATAACCAGCATCGATATTTTTATAGTCATGATCAGAAAGCACATTATCACAATAGGGGGTACTCTCGAGGGGATTGGTACAAACCCCGAAACCACCCTTATAGATACAGAAAGAAGGGAGAGTCTCCAGAACGCCATGGGTACAAGAATTAA